A single window of Micrococcaceae bacterium Sec5.1 DNA harbors:
- a CDS encoding SDR family NAD(P)-dependent oxidoreductase: MPSMNGRTALVTGATGGLAKAIATALAREGATVVVVGRTEARAEEALREIQAAVPGATLEPLACDLSNQESIRSAVEEFLSRHDELHVLVNAAGVFRKERHVTADGLELTFATNVMGYFLLTNLLLDALKRGASRDEGQPSRIVNIASKYSGGPSVTKIDFDDLQTQKGNYSYLRSTPPTMLGRVLLMQEFAERLRGSNIVVNAVHPGLVKHTALLQDVGGPFRWMTNTFGKPAEKAADTAVWLATSPEAAAVSGKLWAKRKELPTPGMGSDPDARKRLWEECERLSKIL, encoded by the coding sequence ATGCCCTCGATGAATGGACGAACAGCGCTGGTAACCGGCGCTACGGGTGGTCTTGCCAAGGCCATCGCCACTGCACTGGCACGCGAAGGTGCGACCGTCGTCGTGGTTGGACGGACAGAAGCTCGGGCCGAAGAGGCTTTGCGCGAGATCCAGGCGGCGGTCCCGGGCGCAACCTTGGAGCCTCTTGCCTGCGATCTCTCAAACCAAGAGTCAATTCGCTCGGCCGTTGAGGAATTCCTTTCCCGCCACGACGAGCTTCACGTGCTCGTCAATGCGGCCGGCGTTTTCCGCAAAGAACGCCACGTGACCGCGGATGGCCTCGAGCTCACGTTCGCCACCAACGTGATGGGCTACTTCCTTCTCACGAATCTGCTCCTGGATGCGCTCAAGCGCGGCGCGAGCAGAGATGAGGGGCAGCCGTCGCGGATCGTCAACATAGCTTCCAAGTATTCGGGCGGCCCCTCGGTGACCAAGATCGATTTCGACGACCTTCAAACTCAGAAAGGCAACTACAGCTACCTCCGCTCTACCCCACCAACAATGCTCGGTCGTGTTCTGTTGATGCAGGAGTTCGCGGAGCGCCTTCGCGGATCCAACATCGTCGTCAACGCAGTGCACCCGGGCCTCGTCAAGCACACCGCTCTTCTGCAGGATGTTGGCGGACCGTTCCGCTGGATGACAAACACCTTCGGCAAGCCCGCGGAGAAGGCAGCTGATACGGCCGTCTGGCTGGCCACCTCGCCAGAGGCTGCGGCGGTGTCCGGCAAGCTCTGGGCCAAACGCAAGGAACTCCCGACGCCGGGCATGGGCTCTGATCCCGACGCCCGGAAGCGGCTGTGGGAAGAGTGCGAGCGACTGTCCAAAATACTTTGA
- a CDS encoding dihydrofolate reductase family protein has product MGLIHIDLFTTLDGVAQAPGGPEEDPADGFAFGGWQAPLFDDAVGEQVESGMVGMDALLLGRRTYDIFAGYWPHQDGGIAQLFNRIPKYVASRQALNLEWEGTSQLGPDVVAALNELRDKHEQIHVIGSLDFVQTLFAERLFDRLTLWVYPILLGGGKKVFADGVVPTNLELIEPVVASPKGAVMQRYALVEGTPGVGDMSAQ; this is encoded by the coding sequence ATGGGACTCATCCACATCGACCTGTTCACCACGCTTGACGGTGTCGCGCAAGCGCCGGGTGGACCCGAAGAGGACCCGGCCGATGGTTTTGCGTTTGGGGGCTGGCAGGCGCCGCTGTTCGACGACGCGGTTGGCGAACAGGTCGAATCCGGGATGGTGGGGATGGACGCCCTGCTTCTTGGGCGGCGGACGTACGACATCTTTGCCGGGTACTGGCCGCACCAGGACGGAGGCATAGCGCAGCTGTTCAACCGCATCCCGAAATACGTGGCCTCGCGCCAGGCGTTGAACCTTGAGTGGGAAGGCACATCTCAGCTCGGTCCTGATGTGGTGGCTGCCTTGAACGAACTGCGCGACAAGCATGAGCAAATACACGTTATCGGCAGCCTCGACTTCGTGCAGACCTTGTTTGCCGAGCGGCTCTTCGATCGGCTCACGCTTTGGGTGTATCCGATCCTCCTCGGTGGCGGAAAGAAGGTCTTCGCCGATGGGGTGGTTCCGACGAACCTTGAACTCATCGAGCCGGTGGTCGCCTCGCCGAAGGGTGCTGTGATGCAGCGCTACGCTCTGGTTGAAGGGACGCCTGGGGTGGGGGATATGTCGGCGCAATAA
- a CDS encoding alpha/beta hydrolase, giving the protein MGAIRAFFLPGSVLPAAPAYTDLIKALGPDIDAFAKDLDLYAADEPPPDWSLDTEVDGVLREADAKQWDTFHLVGYSGGGAAALAFAAKHPERLLSLTLLEPAWAGDWDWSKAHSRLWKRFEELESLPPKQFMEAFTRLSVRPDVVLPPPPAGDPPSWMAKRPAGIRAFLRDFEKYNLDREQLSAFAKPVLYVLGGLSNPDQYGDIADRLSKVSRTTEWRCLRIVTTSILRTGSSPNGSLLF; this is encoded by the coding sequence ATGGGAGCAATCCGCGCGTTCTTCCTTCCAGGCAGCGTCCTTCCTGCTGCGCCTGCCTACACCGACCTCATTAAAGCGCTGGGCCCTGACATCGATGCGTTTGCGAAGGACCTGGACCTCTACGCCGCCGACGAACCGCCACCCGATTGGTCGCTTGATACCGAGGTCGATGGAGTCCTACGCGAAGCAGACGCCAAACAATGGGACACGTTCCACCTTGTCGGCTACTCCGGTGGCGGAGCCGCAGCCCTCGCCTTTGCCGCCAAGCACCCCGAGCGCCTGCTCAGCCTGACCCTCTTGGAACCTGCCTGGGCGGGAGACTGGGATTGGAGCAAGGCACACTCCCGATTGTGGAAGCGGTTTGAAGAACTCGAATCGCTGCCGCCAAAGCAGTTCATGGAGGCCTTCACGAGGCTGTCGGTAAGGCCCGACGTCGTCCTTCCGCCTCCGCCGGCGGGCGACCCGCCATCGTGGATGGCCAAACGACCTGCAGGAATTCGAGCGTTCCTGCGTGATTTCGAGAAGTACAACCTGGACCGTGAGCAACTCAGCGCGTTCGCAAAACCAGTCCTGTACGTGCTCGGAGGACTGAGCAACCCGGACCAGTACGGGGATATTGCAGATCGACTGTCCAAGGTTTCCCGGACTACCGAGTGGAGGTGTTTGAGGATCGTCACCACTTCGATCCTCCGCACCGGGTCGAGCCCGAACGGCTCGCTCCTGTTCTAA
- a CDS encoding Wadjet anti-phage system protein JetD domain-containing protein, which produces MPAKSALARRWTTLAGLRSLSATAWDRGQLLREALEPTDLYPRRRALKRPSATELRDDYAAAREWAAELFAAAGPYSLETVDVGRTTIGSNQLPAVAVFDSVEDEVAFVGKSRELGRFRSLASSLVALDPALKAWALKRPLALLELGDAALTAARVALWLGDHPSPGVYVRQLSLPGVHTKFIETHRRTIDEIVGALVHAEVWDTPTVEALDDELLEVAESSAADDSLLGRSAARTPAARFAERHGFLHQPEQVRFRVLDSAIPLLGDARDITVTASAFESFRLPVSRVIITENLVNFLALPERPDTLAIFGAGYGFSSVRDAAWLHDCEVLYWGDLDTHGFRILDQLRSVHPHVSSVLMDEETLLAHRDAWSVEATPSRAVLSRLTPEEARVYEGLRAGSYGDRVRLEQELIGWEWALRRLAA; this is translated from the coding sequence GTGCCGGCTAAGTCTGCTCTTGCTCGTCGTTGGACGACGCTGGCGGGGCTGCGATCGCTGTCTGCAACCGCATGGGACCGCGGCCAGCTCCTGCGCGAGGCTCTTGAACCGACTGACCTGTACCCACGGCGTCGCGCGTTGAAGCGACCATCCGCCACGGAATTGCGGGACGATTACGCTGCCGCCCGCGAATGGGCTGCCGAGCTGTTCGCCGCCGCAGGGCCGTACAGTCTGGAAACCGTCGACGTCGGCCGTACCACTATCGGGTCAAACCAACTTCCCGCCGTGGCCGTGTTTGATTCGGTAGAGGACGAGGTTGCCTTTGTAGGTAAGTCGCGGGAGTTGGGGCGCTTCCGTTCTCTTGCTTCTTCGCTTGTAGCTCTTGATCCCGCTCTTAAGGCGTGGGCTTTGAAGCGACCACTTGCTCTGTTGGAGCTGGGCGACGCGGCATTGACTGCTGCCCGAGTGGCGCTGTGGCTCGGCGACCACCCCTCCCCTGGTGTTTATGTGCGGCAGTTGAGCCTGCCTGGGGTTCACACGAAGTTCATCGAGACGCACCGCCGAACAATTGACGAGATAGTGGGGGCGCTGGTGCATGCGGAGGTTTGGGATACACCCACCGTCGAGGCGCTTGACGACGAACTGCTTGAGGTGGCTGAGTCTTCGGCTGCCGACGATTCCCTGCTGGGACGATCGGCCGCCCGAACCCCGGCTGCACGCTTCGCGGAGCGTCACGGCTTCCTCCACCAGCCGGAGCAGGTCCGCTTCCGTGTCTTGGATTCGGCAATCCCCTTGCTGGGTGATGCCCGGGACATCACGGTGACTGCTTCCGCGTTTGAGTCCTTCAGGCTTCCGGTGAGCAGAGTGATCATCACCGAGAACCTCGTGAACTTCCTAGCCCTCCCGGAACGGCCGGACACTCTGGCAATCTTCGGCGCCGGTTACGGCTTCTCGTCCGTCCGGGATGCGGCATGGTTGCACGACTGTGAGGTCCTGTACTGGGGGGATCTGGATACCCACGGCTTCCGCATTCTGGATCAGTTGCGTTCAGTCCATCCGCACGTGTCGAGCGTGCTGATGGACGAGGAAACCCTCCTGGCACACCGGGATGCGTGGAGCGTGGAGGCAACTCCTTCTCGTGCTGTGTTGAGTCGGCTGACACCTGAGGAAGCTCGCGTCTACGAGGGATTGCGGGCAGGCAGCTATGGGGACAGAGTTCGGCTGGAGCAGGAGCTGATTGGCTGGGAATGGGCACTACGGCGGCTTGCGGCCTGA
- a CDS encoding NAD(P)/FAD-dependent oxidoreductase: MRTEPINTVIIGAGQAGLATSYWLTQAGVEHQILERRDSLGGAFQDRWDGFYMNTPNLALSLPGMPYSGEEPDAFIPRIAAVNLFRKYAEVIDAPVRTGVEVTRLAGAADGFTIETSLGHMQARNVVLATGAYQVPKLPAVAGNLPQNVFQLHTHEYRNPQQLPDGAVLIVGTGQSGGQIAEELHAAGREVHLAVSTCPEAPRRYRGHDLIYWLLEVGKHGPDYGINALTREGLPSPAARFACNPLLSGTDGGHNIHLRELGRRGMHLHGHLENIDDGVITFSDDLPERLATVESTFAQRSGRAIEAYIAAAGIDAPEQPQEPEDDWLPTEPAKLNLAEANITSILWATGYKLDLSFIDMPVLDEWGYPKHSRGVMEQAGLYTVGLPWLTRHYSSIVAGVGLDAEYVAGRIAGA, from the coding sequence ATGAGAACTGAACCGATAAACACGGTCATCATCGGCGCAGGCCAAGCAGGACTCGCGACTAGCTACTGGTTGACCCAGGCCGGCGTCGAGCATCAAATCCTGGAACGGCGAGACTCTCTGGGAGGTGCGTTCCAGGACCGGTGGGACGGGTTCTACATGAACACGCCGAACCTCGCGCTGAGCCTGCCGGGGATGCCGTATTCCGGTGAAGAACCGGACGCGTTCATACCGCGGATCGCTGCTGTGAATCTCTTCAGAAAGTACGCGGAAGTGATTGATGCTCCGGTTCGCACCGGCGTCGAGGTGACGCGGCTGGCAGGCGCGGCGGATGGGTTCACCATCGAGACGTCTCTCGGGCACATGCAGGCACGTAACGTCGTCCTGGCGACGGGCGCCTATCAGGTACCCAAGCTTCCCGCCGTTGCGGGCAACCTCCCGCAGAACGTCTTCCAGCTCCACACGCACGAGTACCGCAACCCCCAGCAGCTGCCCGATGGCGCTGTGCTGATTGTCGGGACCGGGCAGTCGGGTGGGCAGATCGCCGAGGAGCTGCACGCGGCCGGTCGCGAAGTACACCTGGCCGTCTCCACGTGTCCTGAAGCGCCGCGCCGCTACCGCGGCCACGACCTCATCTACTGGCTGCTGGAAGTCGGCAAACACGGGCCGGACTACGGCATCAACGCCCTCACCCGCGAGGGACTCCCATCTCCCGCGGCCCGTTTCGCCTGCAACCCGCTGCTCTCCGGCACGGACGGCGGTCACAACATCCACCTCCGCGAGCTCGGCCGCCGCGGCATGCACCTGCACGGGCATCTGGAAAACATCGACGACGGCGTCATCACCTTCAGCGACGACCTCCCCGAACGCCTCGCAACCGTCGAGTCAACCTTCGCGCAGCGCTCGGGACGCGCGATCGAGGCGTACATCGCCGCCGCAGGCATCGACGCACCCGAGCAACCACAGGAGCCCGAGGATGATTGGCTGCCAACAGAACCAGCCAAGCTGAACCTTGCCGAAGCGAACATCACATCCATCCTGTGGGCGACCGGATACAAGCTCGACCTGAGCTTCATCGACATGCCCGTGCTGGATGAGTGGGGGTACCCGAAACACTCGCGAGGCGTCATGGAACAAGCTGGCCTGTACACGGTCGGCCTGCCCTGGCTCACGCGGCACTACTCATCGATAGTCGCCGGAGTGGGCCTGGATGCGGAGTATGTGGCGGGCCGGATCGCGGGGGCCTGA
- a CDS encoding ATP-binding protein, giving the protein MTTDVQDTLFSIDETAETAHDGGLPPGFRLQRLELLNWGTFHGGVRTFRLDGANSLLTGDIGSGKSTVVDAITTLLLPANRIEYNKAAGAQKRERTLMSYVRGFHKSTRSTGGEYSKPVALRAPGTLSVVLGVFHNAVLNKTVTLAITLWTMQEAGQPTRFYSLAEKEQSIAEDFSNFGQDPAKLKKKLRAEGVTVHDTFDPYAAAFKRHFGISGNQAMELFHRTVSMKQVENITHFVRTNMLEDDDVDARISKLIGHFDDLKKAHEAVVRAKDQIELLKPIREGAATHQKLSAEESQARKQRDQLHPWFTDQQLTLSLEHQDELERTGQKLREDSTQLTSDIARLRHELAIVQEDIRTSGGGRLAAIDAEVAQLEEALQSQRKRFEQYTSAAVELGLSTPEDRVLFDANRQRLSQVEQDLAAQAAELQDRRTALHSELRELAARREDLDAELASLGSRQTLLARPQLELRRRICEGTGIAESALPYAAELLRVRDGEAEWEGAAERTLRSFALQLLVSAEHYAAVSSWVDANDLKGKLVYRRIGDSYPQRPPAPGTLGAKIAIKQGTPFRDFLLDELSTRFDYVCCDSVEDFRRHPKALTVNGQLKGSRGRHEKDDRTGLTDRRTFVLGWDNHEKIVRIRAERDDVDGKHRSVGTQLAKVDASLGDAARLNRLLGNVGSVTEFSEISWQVTARRVQELRDEKLQLQQASSVLQQLTVKEAEVAARIEKLQERSDKVRERIGANDKDARDIATVIEECRQTLQEQPLTDDGDVLAAVARLTAKTLGEKSLTYRNTVSTESSVRSGLTGTIDALTKKIATAAASTVRLMADFRNKYKNETTDIDATLEAAEEFNRLLEQLERDDLPRFEARFKDSLTQNTIHEVVAFNAFLDSRRQDIVNRISEINLSLAEIEYNPGRHIQLEHQNSTDLDVRQFGIDLRACSEGTIGDDDQYSEQKYLQVERLIERFRGREGFTTLDERWTAKVTDVRNWFTFSASEKWTETGEEFEHFTDSGGKSGGQKEKLAYTILAAALAFQFGLASVKGASRSSAGGPAKGRSFRFVVIDEAFGRGSDESARYGMELFQRMKLQLLIVTPLQKINVIEPFVAHVGFVANTNGNDSQLRNMTIIEYREEREKRAG; this is encoded by the coding sequence ATGACCACTGACGTTCAGGACACGCTGTTCAGCATCGATGAAACAGCAGAAACGGCGCACGACGGCGGCCTGCCGCCCGGGTTCCGACTTCAGCGTTTGGAGCTGTTGAACTGGGGCACGTTCCACGGCGGTGTGCGGACGTTCCGTTTGGATGGCGCTAACAGCTTGCTGACCGGCGATATCGGTTCGGGAAAGTCGACCGTTGTGGACGCGATCACCACGCTCCTTCTGCCGGCCAACCGCATCGAGTACAACAAGGCCGCCGGCGCGCAGAAGCGGGAACGCACGCTGATGTCCTATGTGAGGGGCTTCCACAAGAGCACCCGGAGCACTGGCGGCGAGTACTCCAAGCCCGTGGCGCTCCGGGCGCCGGGCACGTTGTCTGTAGTCCTCGGCGTCTTCCACAACGCTGTGCTCAACAAGACTGTGACGCTAGCCATCACCCTCTGGACTATGCAGGAAGCCGGGCAGCCCACACGGTTCTACTCCTTGGCTGAGAAGGAGCAGTCCATCGCTGAGGACTTCTCCAACTTCGGCCAGGATCCGGCGAAGCTGAAGAAGAAGCTGCGCGCTGAAGGCGTCACCGTTCACGACACCTTCGATCCGTATGCGGCCGCATTCAAGCGCCACTTTGGCATCAGCGGCAATCAGGCCATGGAGCTGTTCCACCGCACGGTTTCCATGAAGCAAGTGGAGAACATCACCCACTTCGTCCGGACCAACATGCTGGAAGACGATGACGTCGATGCGAGGATCAGCAAGCTGATCGGGCACTTCGACGATCTCAAGAAAGCACACGAAGCCGTAGTCCGGGCCAAGGACCAGATCGAGCTGCTGAAGCCGATCCGGGAAGGCGCCGCCACCCACCAGAAGCTCAGCGCGGAGGAAAGCCAGGCACGCAAGCAAAGGGATCAGCTGCATCCTTGGTTCACGGATCAGCAGTTGACTCTGAGTCTGGAACATCAGGACGAGCTGGAGCGGACGGGACAGAAGCTCCGCGAAGACAGCACCCAGCTGACCTCGGACATTGCCCGGCTGCGGCACGAACTCGCGATCGTGCAAGAGGACATTCGGACCAGTGGTGGTGGCCGGCTCGCTGCCATCGACGCTGAAGTGGCGCAGCTTGAAGAGGCGCTCCAATCGCAACGCAAGCGCTTCGAGCAGTACACCAGTGCCGCCGTCGAACTTGGATTGAGCACTCCCGAAGACCGAGTGCTGTTCGATGCTAACCGGCAACGCTTGAGCCAGGTTGAGCAGGACCTTGCCGCCCAGGCAGCGGAGTTGCAGGACCGGCGAACGGCTTTGCATTCGGAGCTCAGGGAGCTGGCCGCGCGCAGGGAGGACCTCGACGCCGAACTGGCCAGCCTTGGCTCCCGGCAGACCCTGCTGGCCCGTCCGCAGTTGGAACTGCGGCGCCGTATTTGTGAGGGCACCGGCATTGCCGAGTCGGCGCTCCCCTACGCTGCCGAACTGTTGCGCGTCCGCGACGGCGAGGCCGAGTGGGAAGGCGCGGCTGAACGTACACTGAGGAGCTTTGCGCTCCAGTTGCTGGTTTCCGCTGAGCACTATGCGGCGGTGAGCTCATGGGTGGACGCGAATGATCTCAAGGGCAAGCTGGTGTACCGGCGGATTGGTGACTCGTACCCGCAACGGCCTCCCGCACCCGGGACGCTGGGCGCGAAGATTGCAATCAAACAGGGCACGCCGTTCCGCGATTTCCTTCTGGATGAGCTCAGCACCAGGTTCGATTATGTCTGCTGCGACAGCGTGGAGGACTTCCGCAGGCATCCCAAGGCGCTGACGGTTAATGGTCAGTTGAAGGGCTCGCGGGGAAGGCATGAGAAGGACGACCGCACGGGCCTGACGGACCGGCGGACGTTTGTCCTTGGCTGGGACAACCACGAGAAGATCGTGCGGATTCGGGCTGAGCGGGACGACGTTGACGGCAAGCACCGCAGTGTCGGGACCCAGCTGGCGAAGGTGGACGCGTCGCTGGGTGACGCCGCCCGGCTGAACCGCTTGCTGGGCAATGTTGGGTCTGTGACCGAGTTTTCGGAGATCAGCTGGCAGGTGACCGCTCGCCGGGTCCAGGAGCTTAGGGATGAGAAGCTGCAACTCCAGCAGGCGAGCAGTGTGCTGCAGCAGCTGACGGTCAAGGAGGCCGAGGTCGCTGCGAGGATCGAGAAGCTTCAGGAGCGCTCCGACAAGGTTCGCGAGCGGATTGGGGCCAACGACAAGGATGCCAGGGACATCGCAACGGTGATCGAGGAATGTCGCCAGACCTTGCAGGAACAACCGCTAACGGACGACGGCGACGTACTGGCTGCCGTAGCGCGGCTCACCGCCAAGACACTCGGTGAAAAGTCGCTCACGTACCGGAATACAGTTTCTACCGAAAGTTCGGTCCGGTCCGGGCTGACTGGAACGATTGATGCGTTGACCAAAAAGATCGCGACGGCTGCGGCTTCCACAGTGCGGCTCATGGCGGACTTCCGCAACAAGTATAAGAACGAGACCACGGACATTGACGCCACGCTGGAGGCTGCGGAGGAGTTCAACCGGCTCCTCGAACAGCTGGAGCGCGATGACCTTCCCAGGTTCGAGGCGCGTTTCAAGGATTCCCTGACGCAGAACACCATCCACGAAGTGGTGGCGTTCAACGCGTTCCTGGATAGCCGGCGGCAGGACATCGTGAACCGGATCAGCGAGATCAACCTGTCCTTGGCGGAGATCGAGTACAACCCGGGCAGGCACATCCAACTGGAGCATCAGAACTCCACGGACCTGGATGTGCGGCAGTTCGGGATCGACCTGAGGGCCTGCTCCGAGGGCACGATTGGTGATGATGATCAGTACTCTGAGCAGAAGTATCTGCAGGTGGAACGGCTGATCGAGCGTTTCCGTGGCCGTGAAGGGTTCACCACCTTGGACGAGCGCTGGACGGCCAAGGTGACGGACGTGCGGAACTGGTTTACGTTCTCGGCATCGGAAAAGTGGACCGAGACCGGCGAGGAGTTTGAGCACTTCACGGATTCTGGCGGCAAGTCCGGCGGACAGAAAGAGAAGCTTGCGTACACCATTCTTGCGGCGGCGCTGGCGTTCCAATTCGGCTTGGCTTCTGTCAAAGGCGCCTCACGCTCCAGCGCAGGCGGCCCTGCCAAGGGGAGGAGCTTCCGGTTTGTGGTGATCGACGAGGCGTTTGGTCGTGGCTCTGACGAGTCCGCACGGTACGGGATGGAGTTGTTCCAGCGGATGAAACTGCAGCTGCTGATCGTCACTCCACTTCAGAAGATCAACGTTATCGAGCCGTTTGTGGCACACGTGGGCTTCGTCGCAAATACCAACGGCAACGACTCCCAGCTACGCAACATGACCATCATCGAGTACCGCGAAGAACGGGAGAAGCGTGCCGGCTAA
- a CDS encoding HNH endonuclease, whose translation MSDSIDHSLVRLSALTGIPLVRCTVSNAGILAEGGRLAGVSEGKGLVVALTRTITSSAAIVMPEDSAGGLVRRLGRWAQENPDAWGAALNEFDALNLALTFSVNHEILDDPREIPDGLWRAFAIECFRRSPAKTKEQITESLVQVAWPALALALNGILEQDEQAPLSEFESLPEGAVMSVKVNRYERNPLNRLRCISHYGCECWACDLDFEKTYGPPAAGFIEVHHRIPVSAMGEGYMADPIRDLVPLCSNCHSVAHRRNPPYQPWELRELLGLAPKKPELPIVGTETSDIDYVLSGVSVTFDGGATVPSMPSAPLKR comes from the coding sequence ATGTCTGACTCGATTGATCACTCTTTGGTTCGTCTCAGTGCCTTGACTGGAATTCCTCTTGTACGTTGCACGGTGTCCAACGCGGGCATCCTGGCCGAAGGAGGACGCCTAGCAGGTGTTTCGGAAGGGAAAGGGCTGGTTGTGGCGCTGACTCGGACGATCACCAGCTCGGCAGCCATCGTCATGCCCGAAGATTCCGCCGGAGGCCTGGTTCGTCGCTTGGGACGCTGGGCGCAGGAAAATCCGGACGCTTGGGGTGCTGCATTGAATGAATTCGACGCGCTGAATCTCGCGCTAACATTCAGCGTAAACCACGAGATACTTGATGATCCAAGGGAGATACCGGACGGCCTATGGAGAGCGTTTGCTATCGAGTGCTTTAGGAGATCTCCAGCAAAAACCAAGGAGCAGATAACAGAAAGCCTCGTGCAAGTTGCCTGGCCGGCACTAGCTCTAGCATTGAACGGCATTTTAGAGCAAGACGAACAGGCTCCATTATCTGAGTTTGAGTCTTTGCCAGAGGGGGCGGTCATGTCTGTGAAGGTCAACCGCTATGAGCGTAATCCGCTGAACCGACTCAGGTGTATCAGCCACTACGGGTGTGAATGCTGGGCTTGCGATCTGGACTTTGAAAAGACATATGGTCCGCCGGCTGCAGGTTTCATTGAAGTTCATCATAGGATTCCGGTTTCTGCCATGGGGGAGGGTTACATGGCCGATCCCATTCGTGATCTTGTGCCATTGTGCAGCAACTGCCACTCGGTTGCTCACCGGCGTAATCCCCCTTATCAACCTTGGGAGTTGCGCGAACTGTTAGGACTAGCGCCGAAGAAACCAGAACTGCCAATTGTCGGGACTGAAACTTCCGACATTGATTATGTCTTGAGTGGCGTTTCCGTCACGTTCGACGGAGGGGCCACGGTGCCTTCGATGCCCTCTGCCCCATTGAAGCGATGA
- a CDS encoding TetR/AcrR family transcriptional regulator yields MDSLPSETRSKLLAAASDLLTKGGPDAVTLRAVGSQAGLSRTAAYRHFKDKDDLLSAVAAENLDYLGEQMRLGAASGVGDRTPLGGALLGYTEGAMARPAHYRLVFGDFQIGNPSRDLENAATACTDYLYTLVSKGQLDGYIVSGDVREITALVWATVHGLVDLTLAGHLREPRTVDGATKMPRLVELALQAVTPSHNR; encoded by the coding sequence ATGGACTCTTTGCCCAGCGAGACTCGATCGAAACTATTGGCGGCCGCGAGCGATCTGCTGACCAAGGGTGGCCCCGACGCAGTGACTTTGCGGGCCGTCGGCTCCCAAGCGGGCTTGTCCCGCACGGCCGCATATCGACATTTCAAAGACAAAGACGATCTCCTAAGCGCTGTTGCAGCAGAGAATCTTGATTATCTGGGCGAGCAGATGCGTTTAGGAGCTGCGTCTGGTGTGGGCGATCGCACCCCGCTTGGGGGCGCCCTGCTCGGTTATACAGAAGGCGCAATGGCGCGCCCTGCCCATTACCGCCTAGTGTTCGGCGACTTCCAAATCGGTAATCCGAGTCGTGATCTTGAAAACGCCGCGACCGCCTGTACGGACTACTTGTACACGCTGGTCTCGAAGGGACAGCTGGACGGTTATATAGTTTCGGGCGATGTCCGAGAGATCACAGCCCTCGTGTGGGCGACGGTACATGGCTTAGTTGATCTGACCCTTGCTGGGCATCTCCGCGAGCCGAGAACTGTGGATGGAGCAACAAAGATGCCACGCCTGGTCGAGCTTGCCCTGCAGGCCGTGACGCCATCGCATAATCGATGA
- a CDS encoding TfoX/Sxy family protein: MQMPKPSDADKERFRSVLPDHPDVVVKPMFGNLGAFVNGNMFAGLFGPTIGIRLSETDKAELEADHETQPFGPEERPMGAYTGLPEAWNDDAEKAEPWVAKAFDYVAGLPAKKPKARPSKN, encoded by the coding sequence ATGCAGATGCCCAAGCCCTCGGACGCCGATAAGGAACGCTTTCGTTCTGTGCTGCCCGATCATCCCGATGTCGTCGTCAAGCCAATGTTCGGCAATCTTGGCGCTTTCGTGAACGGCAACATGTTTGCGGGACTGTTCGGCCCTACCATCGGCATCCGCCTTTCTGAGACTGATAAGGCCGAGCTCGAGGCTGATCATGAAACTCAGCCCTTTGGTCCTGAAGAACGTCCCATGGGCGCATACACCGGCCTTCCGGAAGCTTGGAACGATGACGCCGAGAAGGCCGAACCATGGGTGGCCAAAGCGTTCGACTACGTGGCCGGGCTCCCAGCTAAGAAACCCAAAGCACGGCCTTCCAAGAACTAA
- a CDS encoding DUF4194 domain-containing protein has protein sequence MTTETASTPEELPAVVTRLFKGVVYAEADQKIWQSLITLTSQVRDYVAVLGLNLILDESEGYAFLKSREDPEGTLPRLIPRRQLTFDVSLLLALLRKRMLEFDTNSSELRLIMSEAEIKDMVSVFLPESSNEARILDRLGTNIKKVMELGFLRRLKGETEAYEVMRILKAYVDAQWLEEFDARLADYRDSLTGSK, from the coding sequence ATGACAACCGAAACAGCAAGCACCCCCGAGGAACTGCCCGCCGTCGTGACCAGGCTCTTCAAGGGCGTGGTGTACGCGGAGGCCGATCAGAAGATCTGGCAGTCGTTGATCACGCTCACGTCCCAGGTGAGGGATTACGTTGCCGTGCTGGGCCTCAACCTGATCCTGGACGAGTCGGAGGGCTATGCCTTTCTGAAGTCGCGCGAGGATCCTGAGGGCACGCTCCCCCGGCTCATCCCCCGAAGGCAACTCACGTTCGATGTCAGCCTGCTGCTCGCCCTCCTCCGGAAGCGGATGCTGGAGTTCGATACCAACAGCAGCGAGCTCCGGCTGATCATGTCCGAGGCCGAAATCAAGGACATGGTCTCAGTTTTCCTGCCCGAGTCCAGCAATGAGGCCCGGATCCTGGACCGGCTGGGGACCAACATCAAGAAGGTTATGGAGCTCGGTTTCCTCCGGAGATTGAAGGGCGAAACGGAAGCGTACGAGGTGATGCGCATTTTGAAGGCTTACGTTGACGCGCAGTGGCTGGAAGAGTTCGACGCGCGGTTGGCTGACTATCGTGACTCTCTCACCGGAAGCAAGTGA